Proteins encoded by one window of Dioscorea cayenensis subsp. rotundata cultivar TDr96_F1 chromosome 6, TDr96_F1_v2_PseudoChromosome.rev07_lg8_w22 25.fasta, whole genome shotgun sequence:
- the LOC120263257 gene encoding gamma-tubulin complex component 4 — MTSFMQKIEKLSTSNLAPDLSFIDPSDQALIQGLISLGFYYRELDRFASKSRDLSSVYSSGNDDASLKEKAGAGSVYRRAIANGIVEILSVYRSAVLQVEQNLLADPMPILATVTKGLNKFEVLLPPLYELIVEIERENVRGGQLLNLLHKRCHCGVPELQACIQRLLWHGHQVLYNQLASWMVYGILQDQHGEFFIRRQDRYVESESTQPDPDHKLKQKSFEDVSLTDWHSGFHIFLDMLPEYIRMPVAESVLFSGKAVRVLRNPSSSLKLQQTFVHHPVLRGYSKLQGSLGGGAPQKELFKGIDLFEELLPQSESDKIYAMLRQLKESPEFHKRFFESAVSSIRIIAANHLWQLVVIRADLNGHLKALKDYFLLAKGDFFQCFLEESRQLMRLPPRQSTAEADLMVPFQLASLKTIGDEDKYFSRVSLRMPSFGISVGAAQVGLSKMKLSTDGVPGVPSQGSASSELSVDGWDGMALEYSVDWPLQLFFTQEVLSKYRKVFQYLIRLKRTQMELEKSWASVMHQEHVDFANYRKDRKSSSISILRRRYNPMWRVREHMIFLIRNLQFYIQVDVIESQWNSLQARVQDSHDFTELVGFHQDYLSALISQSFLDIGSVSRILDSIMKLCLQFCWNIERYETNPDMSELEHITEEFGKKSNSLYTILRSSRLAGSQRAPFLRQFLMRLNFNSFFEATARGVLNFVRPRPTPPIVQQ, encoded by the exons ATGACATCTTTTATGCAAAAGATTGAGAAGCTGTCCACCTCTAAC CTCGCCCCCGATCTCTCCTTCATCGACCCCTCTGATCAGGCCCTAATCCAAGGCCTCATCTCTTTGGGCTTCTACTACCGCGAGCTCGATCGATTTGCTTCGAAATCCCGTGATCTCAGCTCCGTTTACTCCTCTGGGAACGATGATGCTTCGCTGAAGGAGAAAGCCGGTGCTGGGAGTGTTTATCGGAGGGCTATCGCGAATGGAATTGTTGAGATTTTATCGGTTTATAGGTCTGCGGTTTTGCAGGTGGAGCAGAACTTGCTTGCTGATCCGATGCCCATTTTGGCTACTGTCACCAAAGGGCTTAACAAG TTTGAAGTGCTTTTGCCTCCTCTCTATGAGCTCATTGTGGAAATAGAACGTGAAAACGTTAGAGGTGGACAGCTTCTCAATCTTTTGCATAAAAGATGTCATTGTGGTGTCCCGGAATTGCAAGCATGTATCCAGAG GCTATTATGGCATGGGCACCAAGTCTTGTACAACCAACTTGCTTCTTGGATGGTTTACGGAATTCTTCAAGATCAACATGGAGAATTTTTCATTAGAAG GCAAGATAGATATGTAGAAAGTGAATCAACTCAACCTGATCCAGATCACAAGCTGAAGCAGAAATCATTTGAAGATGTGTCTCTAACTGATTGGCATTCAGGATTCCATATTTTTCTG GATATGTTACCGGAATATATTCGTATGCCTGTTGCCGAGTCGGTTCTTTTTTCTGGCAAGGCAGTTAGGGTTCTTCGGAATCCAAGTTCTAGTCTCAAACTACAACAAACATTTGTTCACCACCCAGTTTTGAGAGGATATTCTAAGCTGCAAGGTTCTTTAGGAGGTGGTGCACCCCAAAAGGAGCTCTTTAAGGGCATTGATTTGTTTGAAGAACTACTTCCCCAATCTGAGTCTGATAAGATTTATGCAATGCTTCGACAGCTAAAG GAATCACCTGAGTTTCACAAAAGGTTTTTTGAATCTGCTGTTAGTTCTATCCGCATTATTGCAGCAAATCATCTCTGGCAG CTTGTTGTCATACGTGCAGATTTGAATGGCCATTTAAAGGCCCTTAAAGACTATTTCCTTTTAGCAAAAGGGGATTTCTTTCAG TGCTTTCTTGAGGAGAGCCGGCAATTGATGCGTCTACCACCTCGCCAATCCACTGCTGAAGCAGATCTCATGGTCCCATTTCAGCTT GCTTCATTAAAGACTATAGGTGATGAAGACAAATACTTTTCAAGAGTCTCACTTAG AATGCCCTCATTTGGTATCAGTGTGGGTGCTGCTCAAGTGGGTTTATCAAAGATGAAGCTTAGCACTGATGGTGTTCCCGGTGTTCCATCACAAGGATCTGCCTCATCAGAACTTTCAGTCGATGGTTGGGATGGAATGGCTCTTGAATATTCTGTTGATTGGCCCTTGCAGCTGTTTTTCACTCAAGAGGTCCTATCCAA GTACCGCAAAGTTTTTCAGTATTTAATAAGGCTTAAGCGTACACAGATGGAATTGGAGAAATCATGGGCTTCTGTTATGCATCAAGAACATGTTGACTTTGCTAACTATCGCAAAGATAGGAAAAGCAGCTCCATATCTATCCTACGGAGGCGGTATAACCCGATGTGGCGAGTTAGGGAACATATGATTTTCTTGATCAGAAATCTGCAATTTTATATCCAG GTTGATGTCATTGAGTCTCAATGGAATTCCTTGCAAGCTCGTGTTCAAGATTCACACGATTTCACTGAACTTGTTGGATTTCACCAAGA TTATTTGTCAGCTTTGATTTCGCAATCCTTCCTGGATATTGGCTCTGTATCAAGAATATTAGACAGCATAATGAAACTTTGCCTGCAGTTTTGCTGGAACATCGAACGCTATGAAACCAATCCAGACATGTCTGAACTGGAGCACATTACCGAG GAATTTGGCAAGAAATCAAATTCTCTGTACACAATTCTCCGGAGTAGCCGGCTCGCAGGAAGTCAGCGAGCACCATTTCTGCGACAATTCCTCATGCGCTTGAATTTTAATTCCTTCTTCGAG GCTACGGCAAGAGGTGTGCTGAATTTCGTCCGACCACGCCCTACGCCACCTATTGTTCAGCAATAA
- the LOC120263896 gene encoding poly [ADP-ribose] polymerase 2-A, which yields MASAKLRVEELRAQLAQRGLDSAGTKPVLVKRLEEAIQKEEEEKESLKDDNTSNATGGGRKRRRDSSKDDPEPGDAIERLQEMGVRELRELAASRGLQTNGLKRELIDRLSTDLLKDSGDAVEAKEVEESKEKMVTATKKGGAVLDQWLPDNIKSSFHVLQHGEEIYDAILNQTNVGDNNNKFYVIQVLESDDGGKFMVYNRWGRVGIKGQDKLLGPYDRVEAAINEFQTKFFDKTKNHWSGRKAFICKPKCYTWLEMDYSETDKATVSECADSSVGSQLQETKLDQCIAKFISLICNISMMKQQMLEIGYNAEKLPLGKLSKSTILKGYDVLRRISEVMGQSNRNELEELSGEFYTVIPHDFGFKKMREFVIDTPSKLKGKLEMVAALGEIEVATKLLQDDCRTQEDPLYYRYQQLHCDLNPVEADSEEFLMIRKYMLNTHAKTHSNYKVDIQQIFKVSRHGEVERFSKFSNTKNRMLLWHGSRLTNWTGILSQGLRIAPPEAPVTGYMFGKGVYFADMFSKSANYCCASNSSSSGVLLLCEVALGEMSELLVADYNANQLPPGKLSTKGVGTTAPNMSESYSLEDVIVPLGKPKKQTDHQGGLLYNEYIVYDVDQIRMRYVVHVNFNFKR from the exons ATGGCTTCTGCGAAGCTTCGAGTAGAAGAGCTGCGAGCTCAGCTTGCTCAGCGTGGACTTGACTCCGCCGGTACCAAGCCCGTTCTG GTCAAGAGACTTGAGGAAGCCATacagaaggaagaagaagagaaggaatcATTGAAAGATGATAACACTAGCAATGCCACTGGTGGTGGTAGGAAAAGACGGAGAGACTCGTCTAAAGATGATCCTGAGCCTGGTGATGCCATTGAGAGGCTTCAAGAGATGGGTGTGAGAGAACTTCGTGAGTTAGCTGCCAGTCGGGGCCTCCAGACAAATGGATTGAAGAGGGAACTCATTGATAGGCTTTCTACTGATTTGCTTAAGGATTCTGGAGATGCAGTTGAAG CTAAAGAGGTGGAAGAGAGTAAGGAGAAAATGGTCACTGCAACAAAGAAAGGGGGGGCCGTGCTTGATCAGTGGCTCCCAGATAATATCAAGTCGAGCTTTCATGTGTTGCAACAT GGGGAGGAAATCTATGATGCCATTCTTAATCAAACAAATGTCGGAGATAATAATAACAAGTTCTATGTAATTCAAGTTCTTG AATCCGATGACGGTGGCAAATTCATGGTTTACAATAGATGGGGCAGAGTTGGAATTAAAGGTCAAGACAAGTTACTTGGCCCTTATGACAGGGTTGAGGCGGCGATTAATGAATTTCAAACGAAGTTCTTTGACAAGACAAAGAATCATTGGTCTGGTCGGAAGGCCTTTATTTGTAAACCAAAGTGCTACACTTGGTTGGAAATGGACTACAGTGAAACTGACAAAGCAACA GTTTCTGAATGTGCTGATTCATCTGTTGGTAGTCAACTTCAAGAGACAAAACTTGACCAATGTATTGCAAAGTTCATATCCCTTATTTGCAATATTAGCATGATGAAGCAGCAAATGTTGGAGATAG GATACAATGCTGAAAAATTGCCGCTTGGTAAGCTAAGCAAATCTACAATTTTGAAG GGTTATGATGTATTAAGGAGAATCTCAGAGGTGATGGGACAATCTAACCGAAATGAACTTGAAGAACTGAGTGG AGAGTTCTACACCGTCATTCCGCATGACTTTGGATTTAAAAAGATGC GAGAATTTGTTATTGACACCCCTTCCAAGTTAAAAGGCAAGCTTGAAATG GTTGCAGCACTTGGTGAGATTGAAGTTGCAACCAAGCTTTTGCAGGATGACTGTAGGACGCAA GAGGATCCTTTGTATTATCGTTATCAGCAACTCCACTGTGATCTAAATCCAGTTGAAGCTGATTCTGAGGAATTTTTAATG ATAAGGAAGTATATGCTGAATACGCATGCCAAAACACACTCAAATTATAAGGTTGATATCCAGCAAATATTTAAAGTTTCTAGGCATGGTGAAGTCGAACGATTCAGTAAG ttttcaaatacaaaaaatcgGATGCTGCTCTGGCATGGTTCTAGACTCACAAATTGGACTGGAATTCTTTCACAAG GATTGAGGATTGCTCCACCAGAAGCGCCTGTCACAGGCTATATGTTTGGAAAGGGAGTTTATTTTGCTGATATGTTCTCTAAGAGTGCAAATTACTGCTGTGCATCAAATTCATCTTCATCCGGTGTTCTGCTTTTATGTGAG GTTGCATTAGGGGAAATGTCTGAGCTACTTGTCGCTGACTATAATGCTAATCAGTTACCACCAGGAAAACTAAG TACAAAAGGAGTCGGCACTACAGCACCAAACATGTCGGAATCTTATTCACTTGAAGATGTGATCGTTCCTCTCGGGAAACCAAAGAAGCAAACTGACCACCAG GGTGGTTTGTTGTACAATGAATACATTGTCTATGATGTCGATCAAATACGGATGCGTTACGTAGTTCATGTAAATTTCAACTTCAAGAGATAA